A window of the Limanda limanda chromosome 8, fLimLim1.1, whole genome shotgun sequence genome harbors these coding sequences:
- the cracr2b gene encoding EF-hand calcium-binding domain-containing protein 4A yields the protein MSKWLNDGEVLVGQGSGEAVPASPRPRGFTVGSPRHSSGSSPLVSPRSAAAGSPQTETMGKAKELFLLCDKEGKGFITKRDMQRLQRELPLSPEQLETVFESLDRESNGFLTPVEFNTGLGEFVGLEDTTESSPGEAEEDADQVQWSQDPIAIRFVNILMELGADKLFKDQQELCSMWCELQRERPELLSVLESVLVHTVSHLQDSIRERDSLEQALRRRESEHDQVVRSLYEDLESQLREERQKHQAQDGIRLIQRGKQLEEELKMREQELENTMTKQKELETRVRQLSCEQVNFKEQNQQLRSLNVQLQDQMENSREQLQAALGELSLLQLNAAQEQVARQRNVVKVSKNIQKEKESLFRQLELLKDMNKRLRDEKDAQHSQKRNPNVKKILEKRGSVIGNYLLQDKPLKRQLSSSDELEQNKDTERTNTSKRHQPTCRVRGENVEQTQTQSKIVSRQRVFKVVFLGNSVVGKSSFIQHYCTGSFLSNTSSTVGLDFQMKTLTVDSTPVTMQLWDTAGQERFRSITEQYYRKADGILAMYDVTHSPSFKALRGWMDSVKEKMCEGAVLMLLGNKLDLADAHSRQVATREGQRLAEQHQALFYECSAKTGRNMEELMTHLARMLLAQHDRQCVDALLLSEDTSTKGCCT from the exons ATGTCTAAGTGGCTGAATGATGGCGAGGTGCTGGTGGGTCAGGGCAGTGGCGAGGCCGTGCCAGCGAGCCCCAGACCCCGGGGCTTTACTGTTGGGAGCCCCAGGCACAGTTCTGGAAGCAGCCCACTGGTGTCACCAAGAtcggcagcagcaggaagtccGCAAACAGAGACCATGGGCAAGGCCAAGGAGCTGTTTCTGCTCTGTGACAAAGAGGGGAAAGGCTTCATCACAAAGAGGGACATGCAG AGGCTACAGAGAGAGCTGCCGCTGTCTCCTGAACAGCTGGAGACGGTGTTTGAGAGTCTGGACCGAGAGAGCAATGGATTCCTCACTCCTGTTGAGTTCAACACTGGACTCG GTGAGTTTGTGGGACTTGAGGACACGACTGAGTCGAGTCCaggcgaagcggaggaggatgCGGACCAGGTGCAATGGTCCCAGGATCCCATTGCAATCAGATTTGTAAACATACTGATGGAGCTGGGTGCTGACAAACTTTTTAAAGA tcagcAGGAGCTTTGTTCCATGTGGTGTGAGCTACAGAGAGAAAGACCAGAGCTGCTCAGTGTCCTGGAGAGTGTCTTGGTCCACACAGTGTCCCATTTACAGGACtccatcagagagagagacagtctgGAACAAGCTCTTCGCAG ACGCGAGAGCGAACACGATCAGGTTGTTCGGTCCCTTTATGAAGACCTGGAAAGTCAactcagagaggagagacagaaacatcAGGCTCAG GACGGTATTAGACTGATTCAAAGAGGGAAGCAACTTGAAGAGGAGCTGAAGATGcgggagcaggagctggagaacaCAATGACCAAACAGAAAGAG CTGGAGACCAGAGTCCGGCAGCTGAGCTGTGAGCAGGTGAACTTTAAGGagcagaaccagcagctgcGGAGCCTCAACGTCCAGCTACAGGACCAGATGGAGaacagcagagagcagctgcaGGCCGCTCTGGGTGAGCTCAGCCTGCTGCAGCTCAACGCTGCCCAGGAACAAGTGGCCAGACAGAG AAATGTGGTGAAGGTGTCAAAGAACAttcagaaagagaaggagagccTGTTCAGACAACTGGAACTGCTGAA GGATATGAACAAACGGCTGCGAGATGAAAAAGACGCTCAACACTCTCAGAAGAGG AATCCAAATGTCAAAAAGATTTTGGAGAAGAGAGGCTCAGTCATAGGTAACTACTTACTGCAAGACAAGCCACTGAAAAG ACAGCTGAGCTCATCTGATGAGTTGGAGCagaacaaagacacagagaggacaaATACATCCAAGAGACACCAGCCAACATGTAGAGTCAGGGGGGAAAATGTTGAACAGACTCAAACTCAG AGCAAAATTGTCAGTCGTCAGCGAGTGTTCAAGGTTGTATTCTTGGGTAACTCAGTTGTGGGTAAAAGCTCCTTCATCCAGCACTACTGCACAGGAAGCTTCCTCAGTAACACAAGCTCTACTGTCG GTTTGGATTTCCAGATGAAAACCTTAACTGTGGACTCCACCCCCGTCACCATGCAGCTGTGGGACACTGCAGGACAGGAGAG GTTTCGCAGCATCACTGAGCAGTACTACAGGAAGGCCGACGGTATCCTGGCCATGTACGACGTGACTCACTCCCCCTCCTTCAAAGCGCTGAGAGGATGGATGGACTCTGTGAAG GAGAAGATGTGTGAAGGTGCCGTGTTAATGCTACTGGGGAACAAGCTGGATCTGGCAGACGCACACAGCAGGCAGGTGGCCACAAGGGAGGGGCAGAGGCTCGCTGAG cagcaccaAGCTTTGTTTTACGAGTGCAGTGCCAAGACCGGACGTAACATGGAGGAGCTGATGACTCACCTGGCAAG gATGTTGCTCGCCCAGCATGATCGACAGTGTGTAGATGCCCTTTTACTGAGCGAGGACACATCCACAAAAGGCTGTTGTACAtaa
- the tmem138 gene encoding transmembrane protein 138: MLQTGNYSLVLLIQLSLLAYDLFVNSFSELLREEPVIQLVLFIIQDVAILFNVIIILLMMFNTYVFQVGLVSLLLERFRALLVFSALYLTLSICFHCWVMNLRWLDSNRFVWTDGLQALFVFQRTAAVLYYYLYKRTAEYMGDPRLYQDSLWLRDAFAKARQ, encoded by the exons atgCTGCAGACTGGTAACTACTCACTGGTGCTGCTGATCCAGCTCTCACTGTTGGCCTATGACCTCTTCGTCAACTCCTTCAGTGAACTTCTGAGGGAGGAGCCGGTCATCCAGCTCGTGCTCTTCAT AATCCAGGACGTTGCCATTTTATTCAACGTGATCATCATCCTGTTGATGATGTTCAACACCTACGTGTTCCAGGTCGGCctggtgtctctgctgctggagaggtTCAGGGCTCTGCTGGTGTTCTCCGCCCTTTACCTGACCCTCAGCATCTGCTTCCACTGCTGGGTGATG aATCTAAGATGGCTCGACTCAAACCGTTTTGTTTGGACCGATGGTCTTCAagctctttttgttttccagagAACAG CGGCAGTGTTGTATTACTACTTATACAAACGCACAGCAGAGTACATGGGGGACCCCCGGCTGTACCAGGACTCTCTCTGGCTGCGTGACGCCTTCGCCAAAGCCCGTCAGTGA
- the tmem258 gene encoding transmembrane protein 258 → MELEAMTRYTSPVNPAVFPHLTVVLLAIGMFFTAWFFVYEVTSTKYTRDVYKELLISLVASLFMGFGVLFLLLWVGIYV, encoded by the exons ATG GAACTCGAGGCCATGACCAGATACACCAGCCCGGTGAACCCGGCTGTGTTCCCCCACCTCACCGTGGTGCTGCTGGCCATCGGCATGTTCTTCACCGCCTGGTTCTTCGT CTATGAAGTGACTTCAACAAAATACACCAGGGACGTCTACAAAGAGCTGCTGATCTCCCTCGTTGCTTCGCTCTTCATGGGCTTCGGTGTCTTGTTCTTGTTACTCTGGGTTGGCATCTATGTATGA